The Marinitoga hydrogenitolerans DSM 16785 genomic sequence TGTATAAAAGATTATCTTTTATACATTTGCTAAAGCAAGTAAATTTGTAACTTTTCTTTTATGCTTTAATATGGATTTTAATGTTGGATATCGCAATAATAATTTCAACAGAACAGAGGAATCCATTTCTGAGAAATAATTTAATAATTCTGGTATATATTTAATCATGCTGCGCAAGCAGGAGGATTAAATGGTTTTTATTTAAAAATAATCCAATTCTTTATAAAAAACATTCGTTTTTTATAAATGTGTTTTTAAAGATGCAAGGCTTTTAGCAATATTTTTTCTAGCTCTGAGCAAATTTCTCAATTCTAAAATTAAGTCATCAGGCTCAGATGATCTAATGGCATATTCTCTAAGTATGTATATAGCTTTGGCGATATTTTTAGAATCAATTTTATCAGTTTTTGAATGATTAAATGACCTCATAAAATTCTTAAGTGAATATGGATGTAATATTAAAACACTAAAACCTTTTTCATTTAAAAACTGTTTTAATGCTAAATGATAAGTCCCTATAGATTCCATAGCAATCATATATTCATCGTTAATATTTTTAATAACATCTAAAAATTCATTAAATCCATCATATGATTGTTTAAACACAAAATGTTTAAACTTTTTACCATCAAAAATAGCAACATCAAATTTAGTTGATGAAATATCAATCTCAAGTAATCATACAGAGAACCTCCTTCTGACATACGACCGTACTTTGTACAAGCTTTCAATGCTTAATTCTCTAAACCATGCTAAAAGGAGATGATAACTACAGCTAACAAGCTCTAAGCTTAGTCAAACTCTCTATCTTTCTCCATATGATTTAATATTTTCAAAACTGTTTTTCTATGAAATATTTTATATCAATATTTTTTCTAAATCAACATTAGAATTATTAATGCTATACAATTCAACAATAACTAAATCAAACCATACTAATAATTATTATACTTAAATATTTATTATATATATTATAATTTTCTATTTTAATTATACACGGTCTCTATTTTAAAAAAGTGAATATTAATTAAATCACTGTACAGAAATGTGATCAAAGGTATAAAAACAAAAATTATACTTATTTGAATTTTATTTTCAAAATTAATTTTAAGAAAATGAAAAATATATAATTACAGAAAAATTATAACTCTACTATTCAAATTTCACAAAGTATATAATATTTTTGAAAATCTAAGAAAAACTTAAGATTTACTAATATTTTATAATACTCTATATTAATCAACTATTATCAATTTACACGGAATTTTGTATAGTTTCTGGGAGAAACTTTAAAAATATCTGAAATAATAGATGTAGGACGATTTTTTTAGAATAAAGCACTTATTATACTGACCAGATTCATTAAACTTTTTTTTCACTAAAAAAATGCTGAGTGTCAAACGCTATATTTCTCATAAATATCGTTTTGAGATATTGAATCTGGACTAAGTATTCTTTAACAACAGATAATTTAAAATCAGAAAAATATATTTTAAGTTTTATCGTTAACCTAGCTCCTTTGTCTTTTTTCAATTTTATGATATCACTTTCTTATTTTTTGTCCAAATCTTGTAGGGGGTGAATACGGAAAGGAAAAGATGCAAAAACATTTAAAAAATTTAAAAATAAATATATAGAAAAAAAAGGAAAAGAGTCAGATATAAAAACAATATGTATGAATATGTCAGTATCTTTTAAATCAGGAGCAAAGGAACATTTTCCAAAAGCAAAATTAGTATTTGATAAATTTCATATAATAAAATTATTAAACGAACAACTAAATAAAATAAGAAAAAGAGAAAGAAAAGACTACAAAGATATACTAAATAAAACAAAATATATATTCTTAAAAAATCCAAAAAATCTAACAAATAAACAAAATGAAAAACTTGAGCAATTAATGGAATACAAATATCTTGATACAGTAAAAGCATATTCTTTAATTCTAGAATTCAAAAAAATATTTGATTATAAAAAACCAGCATATGCATCAAAATTCTTTAAAAAATGGTATGAAAAAGCATTAAATTCAAATATTCCAGAAATGAAAAAAGCAGCTAAGAGTTTATATAAGCATATAAAAGGTATTCTTATGCATTTAAAAACAGGATTAACCAATGCTAAAATTGAAGGTATGTATTCAAAGCTTAGAACTTTTACTAAAAGGGCTTATGATTTTAAGTCTTTTAAGTATTTATCCATTACTATTTTTTTTGCTTTAGGTAAATTGTCTTTTTCTTAATTACCCATTCGTTTTGGAAGAGAACCATAAAAAATATGATCTTCTTATTCAAGAAATATGAATATTGAAATATTAATAAAAGTATGTAATTTGCATGTATAAATGTAAAATAAATAAAAAGAAAAATAATCATACAGTAAAAAGGAATCCCACATAGTAACGCAAAAATAGAATCATTTTATTCAATATTAAAAAAAAGAAGAAATATAAATAAATAAATAAAAAAGAATACAACACAACAAATAATGTTACAATTTAATTTATTGCATCCTCATATTTGATATAAGACCGATTCAATTAATATAAACTTCTAAAAAAAGAGAAAAGTTTTTTAAGAAAATAATAAAAATCAAGATTCAGGAGATTAACCAATTTTAAAAATATGAGGAGGAGAATATATGAAATTATTAATATTTGTTCCTGAAAAATTTAATGAAGTTGGGGGATTTAAACTTCCTTTAAGCAAATATCTTCCTTTTTTAAGTAAACTATATGATACTATAATTTTTGAAGTTCCGTATAGTTTAAAAAGGAAACGTTGTATTAAAAATGTTATGAAACAAGTATATGATTTAAATCTAGAGAACGAAGAAATAATAATATTATCTTTTACTCTTAATGTAACAATCAATGTGGAAAGAATCATAAAAACAATTTCTAAAAGAAATATTATTATAAAAAAAATATCTTTTTTATTCGATAGTTTATATTTCTTTTTTAAATCTACTACTGAGTTTAACAGGAAGAATAATATTAAATATAGAAAGAAAGTTTTAGATGTATTAAAAGGTTTTGAATATTATAGGAAAGAAAAATACATATTAAAAAATTGGGATGATGTTATATTAGCTTCTCCAGCGGATATAGATTTTATTAGGAAAAACTACAAGCAGATTAATTCAACAATTCATTTAATTCCTAATGGAATAGACATAAAAAGTGAAAAAATGTTTAAAACAAAAAACATTGATAAAGAAAATATAAAAATAGGTTATATAGGAATGATTAAAAATAATTTTGATTGGTTTTTAGATAATTGGTGGCCGGAAATTATAAAAAAGAATAATAAGCTGAAATTAATTATTGCTGGTAAAGATTCAACCAAAGGTATATCATCATCTTATATAAAAAAACAAAAAAATGTTGAATTTATTGGAAAAGTGGATGATTTAAATAATTTTTATAAAAAATGTGATTTAGTAATAGTTGCTATTAGAAAAAATTGCGGCATTTTAAATAAAGTATTAGAGGCTTTTTCTTATAAAGTTCCAGTGATAGGTTTAAAAAATAATTTTTTAGCTTTTCCTGGAGCTTATGATATGGAGCATTATGTGTCTTTTGAATCCGTTGATGATTTTTTATGTAAATTAAAATACATTTTAGATGAAAATAATTATTATAGAATAGCAGAAAATGCCTTTAAATATATTTTAAAAAATCACAATTGGAAAGATTCATTAGATAAACTATACGCAGTTATTAATTATGATTAATTTTATACATAATAATAGATTGATTAAGGAAATGTTATTTTTTATTTATGTAAATGGTAAAATAAAAAAGAACAAAAAGAGGAAAATAAAAATGAACAAAAATGCGGCTTGACCCCCGAAAATTAGACAAAAAATAAGAAAAACTCATTTTTTCACAGAAACGAAAAAATCAGAAAAATTATAAGAAGAAATAAAATCATT encodes the following:
- a CDS encoding IS110 family transposase; its protein translation is MDISSTKFDVAIFDGKKFKHFVFKQSYDGFNEFLDVIKNINDEYMIAMESIGTYHLALKQFLNEKGFSVLILHPYSLKNFMRSFNHSKTDKIDSKNIAKAIYILREYAIRSSEPDDLILELRNLLRARKNIAKSLASLKTHL
- a CDS encoding transposase, encoding MRKGKDAKTFKKFKNKYIEKKGKESDIKTICMNMSVSFKSGAKEHFPKAKLVFDKFHIIKLLNEQLNKIRKRERKDYKDILNKTKYIFLKNPKNLTNKQNEKLEQLMEYKYLDTVKAYSLILEFKKIFDYKKPAYASKFFKKWYEKALNSNIPEMKKAAKSLYKHIKGILMHLKTGLTNAKIEGMYSKLRTFTKRAYDFKSFKYLSITIFFALGKLSFS
- a CDS encoding glycosyltransferase family 4 protein; amino-acid sequence: MKLLIFVPEKFNEVGGFKLPLSKYLPFLSKLYDTIIFEVPYSLKRKRCIKNVMKQVYDLNLENEEIIILSFTLNVTINVERIIKTISKRNIIIKKISFLFDSLYFFFKSTTEFNRKNNIKYRKKVLDVLKGFEYYRKEKYILKNWDDVILASPADIDFIRKNYKQINSTIHLIPNGIDIKSEKMFKTKNIDKENIKIGYIGMIKNNFDWFLDNWWPEIIKKNNKLKLIIAGKDSTKGISSSYIKKQKNVEFIGKVDDLNNFYKKCDLVIVAIRKNCGILNKVLEAFSYKVPVIGLKNNFLAFPGAYDMEHYVSFESVDDFLCKLKYILDENNYYRIAENAFKYILKNHNWKDSLDKLYAVINYD